The Brevibacillus humidisoli DNA segment AGGAGAGCGAACCTATGAGATGCGGGACGGACGGACACTGTGTTATCCGGTCTACCCAATGGAGAGGCTCGATCTGAGAGATTGGCTGCAGGCCTCTGCTTGTCGCTGGCTGCAAGAGGAACAACTGGATCAGGATGCAGACTTTGTTTCTTTAGTGGTTGCGGCCCGTCTGGCGATGCAGGAAGCGGGACTACCGGCTGCAGGGGAACAGACGGTGGCCCTCGTCATTGGCCATGAAAACGCGGGTGTTGTGCCGCTGATGGATCGACTGCTGGCCGATCCCGATGTAGATGGCGGTGCGGACGGGCGGGGTGATGCGCTTGCCTCCTTTCGACGGCACCAGGAGGCGTTCTTTCGAATCCAGACGTTCACTTATCCCTTTTACCTGGCAAAAGCACTGCAGATAACGGGTCCCTCCTACATCATCAACAATGCTTGCGCTACGGGCATTTACGCACTGGAGCATGGCAGGCAGTTGGTTTTGTCGGGCCAAGCCGATGCCGCCGTTGTGGTCTGTTCCGATTATGCACATGCGACAGAACACCTTTGGCTCGGACAAAAGGGACTGATCTCGCCGACGCAAGAACTGCGGCCATTTGATCGCAGAAGAAATGGTTCCGTACTGGGGGATGCTGCTGCCGCTTTCGTCCTAGAGTCACCCAGTCATGCC contains these protein-coding regions:
- a CDS encoding beta-ketoacyl synthase N-terminal-like domain-containing protein, with product MRSADALVTGTSMLCSLGVGNEAVWEGVSSQKQTRGERTYEMRDGRTLCYPVYPMERLDLRDWLQASACRWLQEEQLDQDADFVSLVVAARLAMQEAGLPAAGEQTVALVIGHENAGVVPLMDRLLADPDVDGGADGRGDALASFRRHQEAFFRIQTFTYPFYLAKALQITGPSYIINNACATGIYALEHGRQLVLSGQADAAVVVCSDYAHATEHLWLGQKGLISPTQELRPFDRRRNGSVLGDAAAAFVLESPSHAAKRQVRPICAYKGSRLRQDNWHITLPDVAAHSYSRAMVDAITQVADYQPPDLLIPHGTGSPLWDHYEAVEIHRAFAGLSCEVPPVTGFKSAVGHTLGACSLLESALAVHCLVNNVIPPLQDYAEEDPKIRLPVVTKGVERKLRSVMKTVSAYGGFHAAAVFEQLVQGE